From Methanosarcina lacustris Z-7289, one genomic window encodes:
- a CDS encoding restriction endonuclease: MVIPDYQSVMLPLLKYAGDGKEHRIRDAVEKLAEEFGLSEEEINELLPSGQQVIFKNRVGWASTYLKKAGLLDSGKKGYFSITRRGLDVLRENPPSIDVNFLKRYEEFNEFRNHGKQIEIINPDKREPENLDPKETLEIAYQKLHNELVSEILSIVKKCSADFFESLVVDVLTKMGYGGSRVDAGKAVGKSHDGGIDGIIKEDRLGLDVIYIQAKKWEGTVARPEIQKFAGALIGKKAKKGVFITTSSFSKEAIEYADFTGNIVLIEGEMLARLMIEYGVGVSKVKSYDVKKMDTDYFEDGVI; encoded by the coding sequence ATGGTAATTCCAGATTATCAATCCGTAATGCTCCCTTTGCTAAAATATGCAGGAGACGGAAAAGAGCATAGAATCCGCGATGCGGTAGAAAAGCTAGCCGAAGAATTCGGGCTAAGTGAAGAGGAAATAAATGAGCTTCTACCAAGCGGTCAGCAGGTTATTTTTAAGAACAGAGTAGGATGGGCTAGCACTTATCTGAAAAAAGCCGGATTATTGGACTCCGGAAAAAAAGGATATTTTTCCATTACCCGTAGAGGATTGGATGTTCTTAGAGAAAATCCTCCTTCCATCGATGTCAATTTTTTGAAGCGATACGAAGAGTTTAATGAATTCCGCAACCATGGGAAACAGATCGAAATTATAAATCCTGACAAAAGAGAACCTGAAAATTTAGACCCAAAAGAAACCCTGGAAATCGCGTACCAGAAACTTCACAACGAACTCGTTTCTGAAATTCTCTCGATAGTAAAGAAATGCTCAGCTGACTTCTTTGAATCGCTGGTTGTTGATGTTTTGACAAAAATGGGCTATGGTGGTTCAAGAGTTGACGCTGGGAAAGCAGTCGGTAAAAGTCATGATGGTGGAATCGACGGCATCATAAAAGAAGATAGACTTGGGCTTGATGTCATTTACATACAGGCAAAAAAATGGGAAGGAACTGTTGCAAGACCTGAAATCCAGAAATTTGCCGGAGCCCTTATCGGGAAAAAGGCGAAAAAAGGAGTTTTCATAACGACGTCAAGTTTTTCAAAAGAGGCTATTGAATATGCCGACTTTACAGGGAATATTGTGTTGATTGAGGGAGAAATGCTTGCAAGGCTGATGATTGAATATGGTGTAGGAGTTTCAAAAGTAAAGTCTTATGATGTTAAAAAGATGGATACGGATTATTTTGAAGATGGAGTGATCTGA
- the htpX gene encoding zinc metalloprotease HtpX — translation MKNMLKTTILLASLTGLLVLIGNYFGGTGGMIIAFLFAIVLNFGSYWYSDKIVLKMYKAREVTPAESPNLHRIVSDLAMKGRLPKPKVYIVESGMPNAFATGRDPQHAAVAVTTGILNLLSNEEIEGVLAHELAHVKNRDTLISAVAATLAGVITMLATWARWAAIFGGFGGRDDDNGGIVGFIVMAVLAPLAATLIQLAISRSREFAADYEGARMCKKPWALANALEKLEYGNSHYQPSIRDVQAKETTAHMFIVNPLKGGVLQSLFRTHPVTDERVKRLRAMRF, via the coding sequence ATGAAGAACATGTTAAAAACCACAATTCTGCTCGCTTCCCTTACAGGGCTTCTGGTCCTGATCGGAAACTACTTCGGTGGGACGGGCGGGATGATTATCGCATTCTTGTTTGCGATCGTCCTAAACTTTGGAAGTTACTGGTACAGCGACAAGATCGTATTAAAGATGTACAAGGCAAGGGAGGTCACTCCAGCTGAGTCCCCGAACCTGCACAGGATCGTGAGCGACCTTGCAATGAAAGGAAGACTTCCAAAACCCAAGGTTTATATCGTTGAATCCGGGATGCCGAATGCGTTTGCAACAGGCAGGGACCCACAGCATGCGGCTGTGGCAGTTACGACCGGAATTCTCAACCTGCTCTCGAATGAAGAGATCGAGGGGGTGCTGGCCCACGAGCTGGCCCACGTCAAAAACCGCGACACCCTTATCAGTGCAGTGGCTGCAACACTTGCCGGTGTTATCACCATGCTTGCCACCTGGGCCCGTTGGGCTGCAATCTTTGGCGGCTTTGGCGGCAGAGACGATGACAACGGTGGAATAGTAGGCTTTATAGTGATGGCAGTTCTTGCGCCTCTGGCTGCAACCCTGATCCAGCTCGCAATCTCCCGTTCAAGGGAATTTGCTGCGGATTACGAGGGCGCCAGGATGTGCAAAAAACCCTGGGCACTTGCAAATGCCCTGGAAAAATTGGAATACGGAAACTCCCACTACCAGCCGAGTATCAGGGACGTACAGGCAAAAGAGACTACAGCACACATGTTCATTGTAAACCCCCTCAAGGGTGGAGTGCTCCAGTCTCTCTTCAGGACCCACCCGGTAACCGACGAGCGTGTAAAGCGCCTGAGGGCGATGAGATTCTAA
- a CDS encoding type IV pilin N-terminal domain-containing protein, whose protein sequence is MVFEKLKRNSSGVSSVLGELLITGIVVLSLGSVFVFIGSIDKPVDPTHVYIEEWVDAPSSTIYLCNAGGETIDIEYMKINVDVGGTSHVYSSANISENLGGKNSWELADIIKINTSKEWGFSVPDEDELVVKLINMDSREVIPKCRISLSPESAGNSPEHPIDYCVAGNSVVPNDNFISSFTVLGASINSSNYVQMVTTQFKIGNDTFNPWNYSLAVTGNVNDGKTHLWILPKTYTAGTPVTIIGQSWLHKNTSLNYSLDSSWTSQRVVNSTSNSPNLKVLKNGADVPKIPGSEAQPPVEEFIKDYAKNGKIVLGENEAIFLFELGVTNLSSSGADFQDLVVLLKVDSAPAS, encoded by the coding sequence CTGGTATTTGAAAAATTAAAAAGAAACTCCAGCGGAGTTTCATCTGTCCTGGGTGAACTTCTTATTACAGGGATAGTCGTTCTTTCTCTCGGTTCGGTATTTGTATTTATAGGTTCCATCGACAAGCCTGTTGATCCTACTCATGTTTATATTGAAGAATGGGTAGACGCCCCTTCCAGTACCATTTACCTGTGTAACGCGGGAGGAGAGACCATTGACATCGAATATATGAAAATCAATGTCGATGTCGGTGGTACAAGCCATGTATATTCCTCAGCCAACATTTCCGAAAACCTGGGTGGGAAAAACTCATGGGAACTTGCAGATATCATTAAAATCAACACAAGTAAGGAGTGGGGTTTCAGTGTTCCAGACGAAGATGAGTTGGTTGTGAAATTGATCAATATGGATTCGAGGGAAGTTATCCCTAAATGCAGGATCAGTTTATCGCCGGAATCTGCTGGTAATTCACCTGAACATCCCATTGACTATTGTGTGGCGGGAAACTCAGTAGTTCCAAATGACAACTTTATCAGCAGTTTTACGGTGCTTGGAGCCTCAATTAACTCGAGTAATTATGTTCAGATGGTGACTACTCAGTTTAAGATTGGAAACGATACTTTTAATCCATGGAACTATTCCCTGGCAGTTACCGGTAATGTTAATGACGGCAAGACGCATTTATGGATCCTTCCGAAAACCTATACTGCAGGTACACCCGTAACGATAATTGGACAATCCTGGTTACACAAAAATACCAGCTTAAATTATTCTCTCGATAGTTCATGGACTTCGCAGAGGGTGGTTAATTCTACGAGTAATTCCCCTAATTTAAAAGTACTCAAGAACGGGGCTGATGTCCCAAAAATTCCAGGTTCGGAAGCTCAGCCGCCAGTTGAAGAGTTTATAAAAGACTATGCTAAAAACGGCAAAATCGTATTGGGGGAAAACGAGGCTATCTTCCTGTTTGAGCTTGGAGTAACGAACCTTAGCAGTAGTGGGGCGGATTTCCAGGATCTTGTAGTTCTGCTGAAAGTAGATTCGGCGCCTGCAAGTTAA
- the aroA gene encoding 3-phosphoshikimate 1-carboxyvinyltransferase produces the protein MRVSISKSSIKGEVFAPPSKSYTHRAITLAALSKEAVIHRPLLSADTLATIHASRMFGASIDQKGDDLFIQGVNGKPRVPDDVIDAANSGTTLRFMMAIAALTDGITVLTGDASLRTRPNGPLLEVLNRLGVKAFSTRGNDKAPIVVKGGLGGAIVTIDGSISSQFISALLIACPLAQNSTTLSIVGELKSKPYVDVTLEMVELAGVKIHTDDNNGTGFIIPGKQKYNLKEYTIPGDFSSASYLLASAAMIEGSEVTVKNLFPSKQGDLVIIETLERMGADITWDRKAGKVTVRGGKPLKAITFDAGATPDLVPTVAVLASVAEGTSRIENAEHVRYKETDRLRALAIELPKLGVRLKEAKDSLTITGGELKGAAVHGWDDHRIVMALAMAGMVAGNTTIDTTESVSISYPDFFKDLSNLGAKIEETSEE, from the coding sequence ATGCGTGTCTCTATCAGCAAATCCTCAATCAAAGGGGAAGTCTTTGCCCCGCCTTCAAAAAGTTATACTCACAGGGCCATAACCCTGGCAGCCCTATCTAAAGAAGCAGTCATCCACCGTCCCCTGCTCTCCGCTGACACCCTCGCTACTATCCATGCCTCCAGGATGTTTGGGGCGTCCATAGATCAAAAGGGAGATGACCTTTTCATCCAGGGAGTGAATGGAAAGCCCAGAGTTCCGGATGATGTAATTGACGCCGCAAACTCCGGGACAACCCTCCGCTTCATGATGGCAATTGCAGCTCTCACCGATGGGATCACCGTGCTTACGGGAGATGCTTCCCTTCGTACAAGGCCCAATGGACCCCTCCTCGAGGTTCTTAACAGGTTGGGGGTAAAAGCGTTCTCGACCCGCGGAAACGATAAAGCTCCGATTGTGGTTAAAGGGGGACTTGGAGGGGCGATTGTGACAATTGACGGCTCTATAAGTTCCCAATTTATCTCCGCGCTCCTTATAGCCTGCCCCCTTGCCCAAAACAGTACCACCCTTTCAATCGTCGGAGAACTTAAATCAAAGCCCTACGTTGACGTGACCCTGGAAATGGTCGAACTGGCAGGAGTCAAAATCCATACAGATGATAATAACGGTACCGGATTCATCATCCCTGGAAAACAGAAATATAATCTCAAAGAGTATACCATTCCAGGTGATTTTTCCTCTGCTTCCTACCTGCTTGCATCTGCAGCCATGATCGAAGGATCCGAAGTTACAGTCAAAAACCTCTTTCCTTCAAAACAGGGAGACCTTGTGATAATCGAAACCCTGGAACGCATGGGAGCAGATATCACCTGGGACAGAAAAGCCGGAAAGGTTACGGTAAGGGGAGGAAAGCCTCTCAAAGCCATCACCTTTGATGCTGGAGCAACCCCGGACCTTGTACCTACTGTTGCTGTCCTGGCTTCGGTTGCCGAAGGAACTAGCCGGATTGAAAACGCTGAGCATGTCCGCTACAAGGAAACCGATCGGCTTCGCGCCCTTGCAATTGAACTTCCAAAACTGGGAGTTCGCCTCAAAGAAGCGAAAGACAGTCTAACCATCACCGGAGGAGAACTGAAAGGGGCAGCAGTCCACGGCTGGGATGATCACAGAATTGTTATGGCACTTGCAATGGCAGGGATGGTAGCAGGAAACACAACTATTGACACTACTGAGTCCGTTTCTATCTCTTACCCTGATTTCTTTAAAGATCTGAGCAACCTCGGGGCAAAAATAGAGGAAACCTCGGAAGAATAA
- a CDS encoding type IV pilin N-terminal domain-containing protein: MYFQGGFILVFEKLKRNSSGVSSVLGEILITGIVVISLGLLFVVVNSVNTPVDSTHLAVEEWIDTSSNTIYLRHVGGESIDTKDLKINVNIGGTNHMYPSTNISENLGGKSSWELSDVIEINTSKEWGISIPDEKDVTVKLINSDSKEIINPKYRVYLNPKSPAPSIDFNIAGKSVVPKGAFISSFEVLGAAIKSGAYDQKVTTQFKVGNDTLNPWNYTLAVTGNVNDGKTHLWTLPKTYPAGTPVTIQGKSWAWISDPNSTLDSGWKSSMVVNSTSNSPNFKILRNGDAVPTIPGLGTQPPLAEFIKDYVKDNKTVLEENEAIFLFELGTTDLNSTAADFQDLVVLLKVDSAPAS, from the coding sequence TTGTATTTTCAGGGGGGATTTATTCTGGTATTTGAAAAATTAAAAAGAAACTCCAGCGGAGTTTCATCTGTCCTGGGTGAGATTCTTATCACAGGAATTGTTGTTATTTCGCTCGGTTTGTTATTTGTAGTTGTGAACTCAGTCAACACACCTGTAGATTCTACTCATCTCGCGGTGGAGGAATGGATTGATACTTCTTCCAATACCATTTATCTGCGTCACGTTGGAGGGGAGTCCATTGATACAAAAGACCTGAAAATCAATGTCAATATAGGCGGGACAAACCATATGTATCCCTCGACCAATATTTCCGAAAACCTGGGTGGAAAAAGCTCATGGGAACTTTCAGACGTTATTGAAATCAACACAAGTAAGGAATGGGGCATCAGTATTCCAGACGAAAAGGATGTGACTGTGAAATTGATTAATTCGGATTCAAAAGAAATTATTAACCCCAAATACAGGGTCTACCTCAATCCGAAATCGCCTGCACCTTCAATTGACTTTAATATCGCGGGAAAATCAGTAGTTCCAAAGGGTGCCTTTATCAGCAGTTTTGAGGTACTTGGAGCCGCAATTAAATCGGGTGCATATGATCAGAAGGTGACTACTCAGTTTAAGGTTGGAAACGATACTTTAAATCCATGGAACTATACCCTGGCAGTGACCGGGAATGTTAATGATGGAAAAACGCATTTATGGACCCTTCCGAAAACCTATCCAGCAGGCACACCCGTAACGATACAGGGTAAGTCCTGGGCCTGGATAAGTGACCCTAACTCTACTCTCGACTCAGGCTGGAAGAGTAGTATGGTGGTTAATTCTACGAGTAATTCTCCGAATTTTAAAATACTCAGGAACGGAGACGCTGTCCCTACAATTCCAGGTTTAGGTACGCAGCCACCCCTTGCCGAGTTTATAAAAGACTATGTTAAGGACAACAAAACCGTATTGGAGGAAAACGAGGCTATCTTCCTGTTTGAACTTGGAACAACGGACCTCAACAGTACGGCGGCTGATTTCCAGGACCTTGTAGTTCTGCTGAAGGTAGATTCAGCGCCTGCAAGTTAA
- a CDS encoding 50S ribosomal protein L11 methyltransferase has product MEIRCRCGDTCIRPISEALKDIELFYKPCDDCKTEKIKKFSPLAEQINLDEIDNHFGSCKCGKRHLDIVMSHVLKVMIDKGIKNKKANLRNACVPLVTPGYPINSVPYLPEDSLVILSNEMDKDCAETIVKEVREVKGVLKGDIRKTVGIKDSDSNPHVYELLAGCDLRCDIIQTPYGALGIYKYQHEIHIEFPQAESPKIEILKKALNDFDQPTVLDCTCGPGTLGIASLKAGARKVIFNDIWNPAIETTLINLETNGFPVKLSGSEEELIASGDKFEIYSMDIRELANCLDEKFDICIIDAFPGVDTTEFVEAAGKLGKKVVVI; this is encoded by the coding sequence ATGGAAATAAGATGCAGGTGTGGAGATACGTGCATAAGGCCTATTTCAGAAGCACTAAAAGACATTGAATTGTTCTACAAACCATGCGACGATTGCAAAACAGAAAAAATAAAGAAATTTTCTCCTCTAGCAGAACAGATCAACTTGGATGAAATAGATAACCATTTTGGAAGTTGTAAATGCGGGAAGAGGCATCTTGATATTGTAATGTCTCACGTGCTAAAAGTAATGATCGATAAAGGAATAAAAAATAAAAAAGCTAATTTAAGGAATGCATGTGTTCCTCTTGTGACTCCTGGCTATCCAATTAATTCTGTTCCCTATTTGCCTGAGGATTCTTTAGTAATATTATCTAATGAAATGGATAAAGACTGTGCTGAAACAATTGTAAAGGAAGTTAGGGAAGTTAAAGGGGTTTTAAAGGGAGATATCAGAAAAACCGTGGGTATAAAAGATTCTGACTCTAATCCTCATGTATACGAACTTCTTGCTGGATGCGATTTGAGATGTGATATTATACAAACTCCTTACGGTGCTTTAGGAATATACAAATATCAGCATGAAATCCATATCGAGTTTCCACAGGCAGAATCACCCAAAATAGAGATACTTAAAAAAGCTTTGAATGATTTTGATCAGCCTACTGTTCTTGATTGTACATGTGGTCCAGGGACTTTAGGAATCGCAAGCCTTAAAGCCGGTGCGCGAAAAGTTATTTTTAATGATATATGGAATCCTGCAATAGAAACTACTTTGATTAATTTAGAAACTAATGGATTTCCAGTCAAACTTTCAGGCAGTGAAGAAGAATTAATAGCATCTGGAGACAAATTTGAAATTTATAGTATGGATATCAGAGAATTAGCGAATTGTTTAGATGAAAAATTTGATATTTGTATTATAGATGCATTTCCTGGTGTAGATACAACAGAATTTGTGGAAGCCGCAGGCAAATTAGGTAAAAAAGTTGTCGTGATTTGA
- a CDS encoding thymidylate synthase: MENKFEIGRIIRAKNISDAWYRGLNIIWNHGQVITDERGSQIREFMDLMVVIEDPYTDRIPEDTAWNEERLEEYAKQLISGENVQDFEYTYGQRLRNWNGEVDQIEYVIEKLQESPTTRRATAVTWIPPVDTKVNEVPCMILDDFKIRDGKVHLTTLFRSHDFGGAYPANLYGLSKLLEYVARRVGIEPGTITTVSISAHVYDHDWDMVENIVKGIN; this comes from the coding sequence ATGGAAAACAAGTTTGAGATTGGCAGGATCATCAGGGCAAAGAATATCTCTGATGCATGGTACCGCGGGCTTAACATCATCTGGAACCACGGGCAGGTAATTACCGACGAAAGAGGAAGCCAGATAAGGGAATTCATGGATTTGATGGTGGTAATTGAAGACCCCTATACGGACAGAATTCCCGAAGATACTGCCTGGAATGAAGAAAGGCTTGAAGAGTATGCAAAGCAGCTAATTTCGGGCGAAAACGTACAGGACTTTGAGTACACCTATGGGCAGCGCCTCAGGAACTGGAATGGGGAAGTCGATCAGATCGAATATGTAATCGAGAAGTTGCAGGAGAGCCCCACTACCCGGCGAGCTACAGCTGTCACCTGGATACCGCCTGTGGACACTAAAGTCAATGAAGTTCCCTGCATGATCCTCGACGACTTTAAGATCAGGGACGGAAAGGTTCACCTTACTACACTCTTCAGGAGCCACGATTTTGGAGGAGCCTACCCTGCAAACCTTTACGGGCTCTCAAAACTCCTAGAATACGTTGCCAGAAGGGTAGGAATAGAACCCGGAACAATTACCACGGTCAGCATTTCAGCCCATGTTTACGACCACGACTGGGATATGGTAGAAAATATCGTGAAAGGTATTAACTGA